From Schizosaccharomyces pombe strain 972h- genome assembly, chromosome: II, the proteins below share one genomic window:
- a CDS encoding calcium-binding subfamily carrier protein has protein sequence MPTELSDITIQSVLPCDYSLFKNNLRVSRLPESRFVFSPKEEINCQSLLQGPELKTALDNLNFIHKQKFEHQFRHGYWKLHPHPHHQHDSIIPASWIHDTPHMKLVFHRLQNLPDGDLLLENDPKNNVGYFISGGIAGIVSRTCTAPLDRLKVMLISDTGSKPSPKYPFATLLHTTKVLWNRNGIRSFFVGNGINVLKVMPESSIKFGTYEAMKRVLGISSSSENHSPLYSYLAGGMAGSVAQMFIYPVDTLKFRIQCSDLSRGQHGKSIILSNAKELYKSVGIRGYYRGVLVGILGMFPYSATDLGTFEGLKRTWIGILASRDNVDPQDVKLPNGLVMAFGALSGSTGATIVFPLNVIRTRLQTQGTSAHPATYDGFIDCFYKTTKNEGFRGLYKGLSPNLLKVAPSVAISYLVYENCKKWLGLE, from the exons ATGCCAACTGAATTATCTGATATCACTATACAAAGCGTACTTCCATGTGATTATagtttgtttaaaaataatttacgGGTTTCAAGGCTTCCAGAATCgcgatttgttttttccccaaaagaagaaataaattgcCAATCTCTTCTTCAAGGTCCGGAATTG AAAACTGCTTTAGATAATTTAAACTTCATTCATAAACAGAAATTTGAGCATCAATTTCGACATGGCTATTGGAAATTGCACCCACATCCGCATCATCAACATGATTCAATAATTCCTGCAAGTTGGATTCATGATACTCCGCATATGAAACTCGTCTTTCATCGTTTACAGAATTTACCTGACGGTGATCTGTTACTAGAGAATGACCCTAAAAATAACGTTGGTTATTTCATTAGCGGAGGGATTGCTGGAATCGTCTCTCGTACCTGTACAGCGCCATTAGATCGGCTAAAAGTCATGTTGATTTCAGACACTGGTTCTAAACCTTCCCCGAAGTATCCTTTTGCTACTTTGCTACATACCACTAAAGTTTTATGGAACCGTAATGGGATACGTAGCTTCTTTGTGGGAAATGGCattaatgttttaaagGTGATGCCTGAATCCTCCATAAAATTTGGTACATATGAAGCGATGAAACGAGTACTTGGAATATCTTCAAGCTCTGAAAATCATAGTCCTCTTTATTCTTACTTAGCCGGTGGCATGGCTGGTTCAGTTGCTCAAATGTTTATATATCCGGTAGATACTCTGAAATTTCGCATTCAGTGCAGCGATTTATCTCGTGGTCAGCATGGAAAAAGCATTATTTTGTCCAACGCAAAGGAACTTTATAAAAGCGTTGGGATACGGGGTTATTACAGAGGCGTGCTCGTGGGCATACTGGGTATGTTTCCATACAGTGCAACAGATTTGGGAACATTTGAGGGCCTTAAGAGGACATGGATAGGTATCTTAGCAAGTCGTGACAATGTCGATCCACAAGATGTGAAACTTCCTAATGGTTTAGTGATGGCATTTGGAGCACTTTCTGGAAGCACTGGCGCTACCATAGTGTTTCCACTTAATGTCATACGTACTCGTTTACAAACGCAAGGTACGTCTGCACATCCTGCAACATACGATGGATTTATAGACTGCTTTTACAAAActacaaaaaatgaaggtTTCCGTGGGCTTTATAAAGGATTGTCTCCTAATTTGTTGAAGGTAGCACCTAGTGTCGCTATTTCATATCTGGTATATGagaattgcaaaaaatggTTGGGCCTAGAGTAA
- the spb4 gene encoding ATP-dependent RNA helicase Spb4, translating into MSFQSINIDKWLKNAVAAQGFKKMTPVQANAIPLFLKNKDLVVEAVTGSGKTLAYLLPCFDKVTRRDTDETGLGALIVAPTRELATQIFNVTKELLAYQPDSLDGGKKLVADMYIGGKGTLTNDLASFREKNPSVVIGTPGRLNEMLSHISSKHLEILILDEADTLIDMGFQRTLQSIISQLPKQRRTGLFSATMNDTVSSFLKIAGLRNSVRVSVTVTSKKIDTRTPSSLAIQSLVIPPIYKVQCMIHLLCTIEYEKAIVFFSSCASVEYFNSLFLTYKLPFEIVALHGQQVQSNRSRNFEKFKKSNKKTVLFTTDIASRGLDIPNVDFVLQLDPPLDPKSFSHRCGRAGRAGRAGVAIVLLNDGREEEYEELLRVRKVPITRIDTPIEALDLSRLKVLTHELRKIVSKDRDLYDKGLRAFVSHVRAYTKHHASFIFRIKDLDLGQLATAYALLHLPKMPELKDTEISENIFKKFDIDYATIPYRDQVREQARRRRLEVEKTEPKKLARPAKIKNEAWSKQKEVKEKRNTRREKRKSKKEFLKAQKNEASNNLKQEIVSKAGAQETENDDLIDEESDALSELEEDYRQLKKSKKRKNQASFGFSM; encoded by the exons ATGAGTTTTCAGAGTATTAATATAGATAAATGGCT AAAGAACGCCGTAGCTGCTCaaggatttaaaaaaatgacaCCCGTTCAGGCTAATGCCATaccattatttttgaaaaataaagatcTGGTAGTTGAAGCAGTAACGGGTTCAGGCAAGACTTTGGCCTATTTACTTCCTTGCTTCGATAAAGTCACTCGTAGAGATACGGACGAAACAGGTTTGGGTGCATTAATTGTTGCACCTACTCGTGAATTAGCTACACAGATATTCAATGTTACCAAAGAGCTTTTGGCGTACCAACCAGACTCTTTGGATGGAGGGAAAAAACTCGTTGCAGATATGTATATTGGGGGAAAGGGAACGCTCACGAATGATTTAGCTTCATTTCGGGAAAAAAACCCCTCAGTGGTGATTGGTACACCCGGTCGATTGAATGAAATGCTTTCTCATATATCCAGTAAGCATTTGGAAATACTAATATTAGACGAAGCTGATACCCTTATTGACATGGGATTTCAGCGTACATTACAATCCATTATATCTCAACTTCCGAAACAACGTCGAACTGGGTTGTTTAGCGCAACAATGAATGACACTGTGtcatcatttttaaaaattgctGGCCTTCGAAATAGCGTACGTGTTTCTGTGACAGTTacatcaaaaaaaattgatacaAGAACACCGTCAAGTCTAGCTATACAATCTTTAGTGATTCCTCCCATATACAAAGTACAATGTATGATACATTTGCTTTGTACGATCGAATACGaaaaagcaattgtttttttttcttcttgtgCTTCTGTTGAATATTTTAACTCCCTTTTTCTCACTTATAAATTACCGTTTGAAATAGTAGCTTTGCATGGACAGCAAGTTCAGTCGAATCGATCAcgtaattttgaaaaatttaagaaatcaaataaaaaaacagttCTTTTTACAACTGACATTGCTTCCCGGGGTCTTGATATTCCAAATGTTGACTTTGTTCTTCAGCTCGACCCGCCTTTGGATCCGAAATCTTTTTCTCATAGATGCGGCAGAGCTGGTCGCGCTGGTCGAGCGGGTGTTGCAATAGTTTTGTTAAATGATggaagagaagaagaatatGAGGAATTGTTAAGGGTTAGGAAGGTACCTATTACTCGTATAGACACTCCAATTGAAGCTTTAGATCTTTCACGACTTAAAGTATTAACCCACGAATTGAGAAAAATCGTATCCAAAGACAGAGATCTATATGATAAGGGATTAAGAGCGTTTGTTTCACATGTTCGTGCGTACACAAAACATCATGCGTCGTTTATTTTTCGTATCAAAGATTTGGATTTGGGACAGTTGGCCACGGCATACGCTTTATTACATCTTCCAAAAATGCCAGAGTTAAAAGACACCGAAATATccgaaaatatttttaaaaaatttgacatTGATTATGCAACCATACCATACCGTGATCAAGTACGCGAGCAGGCCAGACGACGCCGATTGGAAGTCGAAAAAACTGAACCCAAAAAATTAGCTCGGCCAGCAAAAATTAAGAACGAAGCTTGGTCCAAACAAAAGGAAGTAAAGGAGAAGCGTAACACCCGACGtgaaaaaaggaaatccaagaaagaatttttgaaggcACAGAAAAACGAAGCTTCTAATAACCTGAAACAAGAAATAGTATCAAAAGCTGGAGCACAAGAAACGGAAAACGATGACTTAATAGATGAGGAATCGGATGCTTTATCTGAATTAGAAGAGGATTACCGacagttgaaaaaaagcaaaaaaagaaaaaatcaagcATCCTTTGGATTTAGTATGTAG
- the pck2 gene encoding protein kinase C (PKC)-like Pck2, whose translation MDMIDEAITEVVRKIERERSVIHGALSMKRLTQNQTVHQQLHSNIEESKKSIIYLEERLEKLKLRKNGVRKSNSEKPSVGIEKNPSFSTTKSAKSFSSTSSNIDSNLDLLNYDTPLTISKISFLLQQLEFKLSVEEQYRKGIEKMAKLYEREHDRRSIAEAEKKYVESAQKITLLKQALKRYHDLHIEIDEEDVPSTESRGNLNARRPQSGLLKITVGSLRNVTHSAGISKQTEMIVAIRAEDLERARTRPSRTDRFNETFEIDLEKTNEVEIVVYEKKNEKLLLPVGLLWIRLSDLVEKQRRKKVEQEVSDKGWVSADKMINQRLSIFLPSALNNISKPESTDRPNTASGNQSVSAWFSLEPMGQINLTMNFTKHNTRKRPMDAGLGRQGAIRQRKESVHEVYGHKFLQHQFYQIMRCALCGEFLKNAAGMQCIDCHYTCHKKCYPKVVTKCISKSSDSASSEYEKINHRIPHHFESHTNIGANWCCHCGYILPLGRKTARKCTECGITAHAQCVHLVPDFCGMSMEMANRVISEIRTTKIYKAQQHKQKSSHHKHHHHKKSKSSSSKHKENDKASVSITTTTTPSITPADPVPTSPKPLAIEPVKRKPVHAGNLEVTSVSDNKLGATVQVVEQKVDDKADALTKPPSLDAVKEPIPVPSVETSVVAQDLTHKAKRIGLEDFTFLSVLGKGNFGKVMLAELKSEKQLYAIKVLKKEFILENDEVESTKSEKRVFLVANRERHPFLVNLHSCFQTETRIYFVMDFVSGGDLMLHIQQEQFSRRRAQFYAAEVCLALKYFHDNGIIYRDLKLDNILLSPDGHVKVADYGLCKEDMWHDNTTATFCGTPEFMAPEILLEQQYTRSVDWWAFGVLIYQMLLGQSPFRGEDEEEIFDAILSDEPLYPIHMPRDSVSILQQLLTRDPKKRLGSGPNDAEDVMTHPFFSNINWDDIYHKRTQPPYIPSLNSPTDTKYFDEEFTRELPVLTPVNSILTKEMQQHFEGFSYSCEDDKPSTTDNA comes from the coding sequence ATGGATATGATTGATGAGGCTATAACAGAAGTTGTTAggaaaattgaaagagaaagatCAGTTATTCATGGCGCCCTTTCCATGAAGCGCTTGACTCAGAATCAGACAGTTCACCAACAACTTCATAGCAATAttgaagaatcaaaaaagagcattatttatttagaaGAACGCTTAGAAAAACTAAAGCTTCGCAAAAATGGTGTCCGAAAGAGTAATTCTGAGAAACCGTCCGTTGGCATTGAGAAGAATCCATCCTTTAGCACTACAAAATCCGCTAAAAGCTTTTCCTCTACTTCTTCTAATATCGATTCTAACTTGGATTTGCTAAATTATGATACCCCTCTTACTATTTCAAAGATATCATTCTTATTACAACAATTGGAGTTCAAATTATCTGTTGAGGAACAATATCGAAAAGGTATTGAAAAGATGGCAAAGCTCTATGAGCGTGAACATGACCGTCGTAGTATAGCTGAAGCAGAGAAGAAGTATGTAGAAAGTGCTCAAAAGATTACCTTACTCAAGCAAGCTTTGAAGCGATACCATGACTTGCATATCGAAATCGATGAGGAAGATGTTCCCAGTACGGAAAGTAGAGGTAACTTAAATGCCCGTCGTCCCCAGTCTGGTCTCCTTAAAATTACCGTAGGATCTCTAAGGAACGTCACGCATTCTGCTGGAATCTCCAAGCAAACGGAAATGATAGTTGCAATTCGTGCAGAGGATCTTGAGCGTGCACGTACTCGTCCAAGCCGCACCGACCGTTTTAatgaaacttttgaaattgatcTGGAGAAGACTAATGAGGTCGAAATAGTTGTTtacgaaaagaaaaatgaaaaattgcTATTACCTGTTGGTTTACTTTGGATACGGTTATCGGATTTAGTAGAAAAACAAAGGCGAAAAAAGGTTGAACAAGAGGTTTCAGATAAAGGTTGGGTTAGTGCCGACAAAATGATTAATCAAAGactttcaatatttttacctTCTGCTCttaataatatttcaaagCCTGAAAGTACTGACCGCCCCAACACAGCTAGCGGTAATCAAAGTGTGAGTGCTTGGTTTTCTCTTGAACCCATGGGACAAATTAATTTGACCATGAATTTCACAAAGCATAATACAAGGAAGAGACCTATGGATGCTGGCCTCGGTCGTCAAGGTGCTATCCGTCAACGCAAGGAAAGCGTACACGAAGTTTATGGTCACAAATTTCTACAAcatcaattttatcaaattatGCGTTGTGCTTTATGTGGagagtttttgaagaatgCTGCTGGTATGCAGTGCATTGATTGTCATTACACCTGtcataaaaaatgctaTCCAAAGGTAGTTACTAAATGCATTTCAAAGTCTAGCGATTCTGCTTCTAGCGAATACGAGAAAATCAACCATAGAATTCCTCATCATTTTGAATCTCACACAAACATAGGTGCTAATTGGTGCTGTCACTGTGGCTACATCCTTCCTTTAGGAAGAAAAACTGCCAGGAAATGTACGGAGTGTGGAATAACTGCGCACGCTCAGTGTGTTCATCTTGTTCCGGATTTCTGTGGTATGTCTATGGAGATGGCTAACCGGGTTATTTCTGAGATTCGTACaactaaaatttataaagcTCAACAACATAAACAGAAAAGTTCACATCACAAGCATCATCATCATAAAAAGTCTAAGTCTTCATCTTCGAAACATAAGGAAAATGACAAAGCATCCGTTTCTATTACAACCACCACAACACCATCTATCACTCCTGCAGACCCTGTTCCAACTTCTCCAAAACCACTGGCAATTGAACCGGTTAAAAGAAAGCCTGTACATGCCGGTAATTTAGAAGTGACATCAGTCTCTGATAATAAACTTGGCGCTACAGTTCAGGTTGTCGAGCAGAAAGTGGATGACAAAGCTGATGCGTTGACGAAACCTCCTTCCCTAGATGCTGTGAAAGAGCCAATCCCAGTACCATCAGTTGAAACCTCTGTTGTTGCTCAAGACCTAACGCATAAAGCTAAGCGTATCGGACTTGAAGACTTTACTTTCTTATCTGTGCTAGGCAAAGGAAATTTCGGTAAAGTAATGCTGGCTGAGCTTAAAAGTGAAAAGCAATTGTATGCTATtaaagttttgaaaaaggaattcaTCTTAGAAAACGATGAAGTCGAAAGCACTAAATCCGAAAAACGCGTTTTTCTCGTTGCCAACCGAGAGCGTCATCCATTTTTGGTAAACCTGCATTCTTGCTTTCAAACCGAAACCCGTATTTACTTTGTCATGGATTTTGTGAGTGGTGGTGATTTGATGCTTCACATTCAACAGGAACAATTTTCACGTAGAAGGGCACAGTTTTATGCTGCTGAGGTGTGTCTTGCTCTAAAATACTTTCATGATAACGGTATCATATACCGTGATCTTAAGCTTGATAATATCCTTTTAAGCCCAGATGGTCATGTTAAAGTGGCCGATTATGGTTTGTGTAAGGAAGACATGTGGCATGATAACACTACTGCCACGTTTTGCGGTACTCCTGAATTTATGGCACCGGAAATCTTATTAGAACAGCAATATACGAGAAGCGTTGACTGGTGGGCTTTTGGTGTACTAATTTACCAAATGCTGCTTGGTCAATCTCCATTTAGAGGAGAAgacgaagaagaaatttttgatgcaATTTTATCTGATGAACCTTTGTATCCTATTCATATGCCAAGGGATTCCGTTTCTATATTACAACAACTTTTGACTCGCGATCCTAAAAAACGACTTGGATCTGGCCCTAACGATGCAGAAGATGTCATGACTCATCCATTTTTTAGTAACATTAATTGGGATGACATCTATCATAAGCGAACTCAACCACCGTACATTCCAAGTTTGAATTCACCTACGGACACCAAGTATTTCGATGAGGAATTTACCCGAGAACTCCCAGTTCTTACTCCTGTTAATTCTATTCTGACGAAAGAGATGCAGCAACATTTTGAAGGTTTTTCTTATTCATGCGAGGATGATAAACCCTCGACTACCGATAATGCTTAG
- the rev7 gene encoding DNA polymerase zeta Rev7, with the protein MENDTGWSVKKCIDIFGEFLLVSIHCILYARRLYPQDLFIKARKYNTIVWQSRHPILCEYIEEVVQSCIEELQTGSVHQVALSIINKEQREEERYVFSTDSIPIIPDFLLEKQISTNEPFTDAYVEYMRASLIQLLNITNGLPLIEQECTWTLRVTLKDGFPRPKQWEEWFLPPQARETDATRQFKGITIPVRNVDIGPMMTEIWVEKYTNSD; encoded by the exons ATGGAAAACGACACAGGATGGTCTGTGAAAA AATGTATTGATATATTTGGAGAATTTT TGCTTGTAAGCATTCATTGTATTCTTTACGCTAGAAGACTCTATCCTCAAG ACCTTTTTATAAAAGCTCGAAAATACAATACAATTGTCTGGCAATCAAGGCATCCGATCTTGTGCGAATATATTGAAGAAGTAGTGCAATCTTGTATCGAGGAGCTTCAGACG GGATCAGTACATCAAGTTGCACTCTCTATTATTAACAAAGAGCAGCGAGAAGAGGAACGATATGTCTTTTCAACGGATTCTATCCCGATTATTCCTGATTTCTTACTTGAGAAACA AATTTCAACAAATGAGCCATTCACAGATGCTTACGTTGAATACATGAGAGCTTCGCTCATCCAATTACTCAATATAACAAATGGACTTCCTCTTATTGAACAAG AATGCACTTGGACGCTTCGGGTAACGCTAAAAGATGGTTTTCCCAGACCAAAACAATGGGAAGAGTGGTTTCTTCCGCCGCAAGCGAGAGAAACAGACGCAACAAGGCAATTTAAGGGCATCACCATTCCTGTTCGAAATGTGGATATTGGACCAATGATGACGGAAATTTGGGTCGAGAAATATACAAATTCGGATTAG
- the ned8 gene encoding ubiquitin-like protein modifier for cullin Ned8, whose amino-acid sequence MLIKVKTLTGKEIELDIDPNDKVSRIKERVEEKEGIPPSQQRLIYAGKQMADDKNAESYHLEGGSVLHLVLALRGGSC is encoded by the exons ATGCTTATCAAAGTAAAA ACATTGACAGGGAAAGAG ATCGAATTAGACATTGATCCAAATGACAAGGTTTCTAGGATCAAAGAACGggttgaagaaaaagagggTATCCCTCCTTCACAGCAGCGTCTGATCTACGCTGGAAAGCAAAT GGCTGATGATAAAAATGCTGAAAGTTATCATTTAGAAGGAGGCAGCGTCTTGCATCTTGTGTTAGCTCTTCGTGGAGGAAGTTGCTAG
- a CDS encoding proline--tRNA (Pro) ligase — translation MLQHLRNRASIEVLGKAIRKYNVPESANQLLIDMGFIQPSMPGIFQYLPLGLRVQNKICDLLHISMRSLGASAISLAHLSSKEIWEKSGRWQKTGSELFRLHDRNDREMCLAPTHEEDVTRTMATIIDSQKQLPIRVYQIGRKFRDELRPRGGLLRGREFMMKDLYTFDIDKASAMKTYEDVLQAYHTFFKEVGLPFVMVKAATGNIGGNLSHEFHYRHPVGEDVIYTCPSCHYSTNSEMLDLSKTSSDISCPNCNDQLTSTTAIEVGHAFYLGKIYSSKFNATVEVKNKQEVLHMGCYGIGVSRLIAAVAHVTKDAKGLVWPSSIAPWKVLVVPTSDNHIQSAETVYDATANVVGFDNVLLEDRQNRAFGYKMRDAELIGYPFVIVVGSRFQEEGICEIIVRSSGERYKLDKDSLHQVLLGNFL, via the coding sequence atgctacAACATTTAAGGAATCGTGCATCGATTGAAGTGCTAGGGAAAGCGATACGTAAATACAATGTCCCGGAATCAGCGAATCAGTTACTTATAGATATGGGGTTTATCCAGCCGTCTATGCCTggaatttttcaatatttaccTCTGGGGTTGCGTgtacaaaataaaatatgtgACTTGTTGCACATATCAATGCGTTCTTTGGGTGCTTCAGCGATCAGTTTGGCACATCTTTCTAGTAAGGAGATATGGGAGAAAAGTGGAAGATGGCAAAAGACTGGAAGTGAACTTTTTCGTCTTCATGACCGAAATGACAGAGAAATGTGCCTTGCTCCTACCCATGAGGAAGATGTTACTCGCACTATGGCTACAATCATAGATTCTCAAAAGCAATTACCGATACGTGTTTACCAGATAGGTCGAAAGTTTCGGGATGAATTACGTCCGCGAGGTGGTCTTCTTCGCGGTAGAGAGTTCATGATGAAGGATCTTTATACTTTTGATATCGACAAAGCATCCGCTATGAAAACTTACGAGGATGTTTTGCAAGCATATCatacttttttcaaagaagtGGGATTGCCATTCGTGATGGTGAAAGCTGCTACGGGTAATATTGGAGGAAACTTATCACACGAATTTCATTATCGACACCCTGTGGGAGAAGATGTAATCTATACATGTCCGTCTTGTCATTATTCAACAAATTCCGAAATGCTTGATTTGTCTAAAACATCCAGTGATATTTCATGCCCTAATTGCAATGATCAGCTAACTTCAACTACCGCGATTGAAGTAGGACATGCCTTCTATCttggaaaaatttattcctCCAAATTTAATGCAACGGtagaagtaaaaaacaaacaggAAGTCCTTCATATGGGATGTTATGGAATCGGTGTTTCAAGACTTATAGCTGCAGTCGCTCATGTAACCAAAGATGCAAAGGGTTTAGTGTGGCCATCGTCGATAGCTCCTTGGAAAGTACTAGTTGTTCCTACTTCTGATAATCATATTCAGAGCGCTGAAACGGTTTACGATGCCACGGCTAACGTTGTAGGCTTTGATAATGTGCTGTTGGAGGACAGACAAAATAGAGCTTTTGGATATAAAATGAGAGATGCTGAGTTGATTGGATATCCATTTGTAATAGTTGTAGGATCAAGATTTCAAGAGGAAGGAATATGTGAAATTATTGTTCGTTCTTCAGGTGAACGATATAAACTTGACAAAGATTCACTGCATCAAGTACTCTTGGGaaactttctttaa
- the trx2 gene encoding thioredoxin Trx2, whose translation MRGFIANSLKPHMRSFALRRSFTSSRILRKVNAVESFGDYNTRISADKVTVVDFYADWCGPCKYLKPFLEKLSEQNQKASFIAVNADKFSDIAQKNGVYALPTMVLFRKGQELDRIVGADVKTLSSLLAKYQE comes from the exons ATGCGTGGATTTATTGCAAACTCTTTAAAGCCGCATATGAGATCTTTTGCTCTGCGCAGAAGTTTTACTAGCTCTCGTATTTTGAGAAAGGTGAACGCAGTTGAATCGTTTGGCGATTACAATACTCGAATTAG TGCTGACAAAGTTACCGTCGTTGATTTCTATGCAGACTGGTGCGGTCCTTGCAAATACCTCAAACCGtttcttgaaaaattaagcGAACAAAATCAGAAAGCATCTTTTATTGCTGTTAATGCAGATAAATTTTCTGATATTGCTCAAAAGAACGGTGTTTATGCCTTGCCTACCATGGTATTGTTTCGTAAGGGTCAAGAATTGGACAGAATCGTCGGCGCTGATGTGAAAACTTTATCTTCTTTGTTGGCAAAATATCAAGAATAG
- the srb11 gene encoding cyclin CycC-like Srb mediator subunit Srb11 produces the protein MAANYWASSQLTQLFLSTDLESLEPTCLSKDTIYQWKVVQTFGDRLRLRQRVLATAIVLLRRYMLKKNEEKGFSLEALVATCIYLSCKVEECPVHIRTICNEANDLWSLKVKLSRSNISEIEFEIISVLDAFLIVHHPYTSLEQAFHDGIINQKQLEFAWSIVNDSYASSLCLMAHPHQLAYAALLISCCNDENTIPKLLDLIKSTDAFKVILCVQRIISIYYFEDIE, from the exons ATGGCAGCAAATTACTGGGCCTCTAGTCAATT AACACAATTATTCTTATCCACAGATTTGGAATCTTTGGAACCAACTTGCTTATCTAAAGATACAATATATCAATGGAAAG TTGTACAAACGTTTGGAGACAGGCTCAGGCTTCGGCAGCGTGTCTTAGCTACAGCCATCGTTTTATTAAGGCGTTACatgctaaaaaaaaatgaggaAAAGGGTTTTTCTTTGGAGGCGCTAGTGGCTACATGCATTTATTTATCATGCAAAGTGGAAGAATGCCCTGTTCACATTCGCACAATTTGCAATGAGGCTAATGATCTCTGGAGCCTAAAAGTTAAACTTAGTCGTTCTAATATTTCCGAAATAGAATTTGAAATCATTTCAGTCCTTGATGCATTTCTCATTGTTCACCATCCCTACACTTCTCTTGAGCAAGCATTTCATGATGGCATTATCAATCAAAAGCAGCTTGAGTTTGCTTG GAGCATTGTTAACGATTCATATGCCAGCAGTTTATGTTTAATGGCACATCCTCATCAACTTGCGTATGCCGCTTTATTAATAAGTTGTTGCAATGATGAAAATACAATTCCTAAGCTTTTGGATTTAATAAAGAGTACTGATGCCTTCAAAGTTATATTATGTGTTCAACGCAtaatttctatttattattttgagGATATTGAATAA